In Fimbriiglobus ruber, a single genomic region encodes these proteins:
- a CDS encoding sigma-70 family RNA polymerase sigma factor: MGIEVRNAIGDRLRQIAGRGDSLAPADEDLLARFVATRDADAFAVLVRRHGPRVLAVCRRVTGDVHVAEDAFQAVFLVLARKAAAVRQGASVGGFLYRVAYHTALRARTMAGRRAKRETPTADLRDHADRPPPTHPDADALQILDDEIARLPDHLRAVVIVCELDGTSRADAAGRLGIPAGTISSRLAKARKVLADRLRKRGVALGAGGVAALLGQAAPAGTVPSDLVEAATGAAIANTAPAWVLELSRLELRAMLFDKLKVISVGVVLAVAGAAGGALWSARAEEPAPRDGPAAKADAGPRAESPGRIYFSEGDVLYAVDADGKNERAYKFAPGSAAGSAVVSPDGHSIAYWARKEDTAVDLRVRDLGADADRSSVTLPGKIGFNQFCWSPDGTELYTSTGAPGQRGVRHSVADVNKKTLKNEAGFGDSIVTDWSRDGKVFLATVVGAGEFWQPKTIRLVNRNGSPEADVIKSDGFVQSGKFSPDMRRVLCLIDGKLSVFDVGKPILMPVAKVVEGIPATAEVTSWDWSPDGKRIVYVIGTVRILSPEEMKKTESRVVAADPDGKNAVVVRSVKGSLLMNVGWRVKPPAAKDDKEPSRKEQIEESAKKIKELQKERIATLKEMADQATHLYQSGRVSFEPVLEARLQLLKAELDAAEKESERITLHKKFVDAMKDYETWTEERVKSARGTAATVLKVKAMRLEAEIHLEQAKVKEAKEGK, encoded by the coding sequence ATGGGGATCGAGGTGCGGAACGCGATCGGGGACCGGCTCCGGCAGATCGCCGGCCGGGGCGACTCACTCGCTCCGGCGGACGAAGACCTCCTCGCCCGGTTCGTGGCCACCCGCGACGCGGACGCCTTCGCCGTCCTGGTCCGCCGACATGGGCCGCGGGTGCTGGCCGTTTGCCGCCGCGTCACCGGGGACGTTCATGTGGCCGAGGACGCATTCCAGGCCGTGTTCCTGGTCCTGGCGCGGAAAGCCGCGGCCGTCCGCCAGGGGGCGTCCGTCGGCGGTTTCCTGTACCGGGTCGCGTACCACACCGCGCTGAGGGCGCGAACGATGGCTGGCCGGCGGGCAAAGCGCGAAACCCCGACGGCCGACCTCCGCGACCACGCGGACCGCCCGCCGCCGACACACCCGGACGCGGACGCCCTGCAAATCCTCGACGACGAGATCGCCCGGTTGCCCGACCACCTCCGGGCGGTCGTGATCGTCTGCGAACTGGACGGAACGAGTCGGGCGGACGCGGCGGGCCGGCTGGGAATCCCCGCGGGCACGATTTCGAGCCGGCTGGCGAAAGCCCGGAAGGTGCTGGCCGACCGCCTGCGGAAACGCGGCGTGGCGCTCGGCGCCGGCGGGGTGGCCGCCCTGCTCGGACAGGCGGCCCCGGCCGGCACGGTGCCATCAGATCTGGTCGAAGCGGCGACGGGGGCCGCCATCGCAAACACTGCCCCGGCGTGGGTTCTGGAACTATCCCGATTGGAGCTTCGAGCCATGCTGTTCGACAAACTCAAGGTGATATCGGTCGGCGTCGTGCTGGCGGTGGCCGGCGCGGCCGGCGGGGCGCTCTGGTCCGCGCGGGCCGAGGAGCCGGCGCCCCGCGACGGGCCGGCCGCGAAGGCCGACGCCGGGCCGCGGGCGGAGAGTCCGGGGCGGATCTACTTCAGCGAGGGGGACGTACTCTACGCCGTCGACGCGGACGGGAAAAACGAGCGGGCGTACAAGTTCGCCCCCGGGTCGGCAGCCGGTAGCGCGGTCGTGTCCCCGGACGGCCACTCGATCGCGTACTGGGCCAGGAAAGAGGACACGGCCGTGGACCTGCGCGTTCGCGACTTGGGCGCGGACGCCGACCGCTCGTCGGTGACGCTGCCCGGAAAGATCGGCTTCAACCAGTTCTGCTGGTCGCCGGACGGGACCGAGTTGTACACGAGTACCGGCGCTCCAGGGCAGCGCGGGGTCCGGCATTCTGTCGCGGACGTGAACAAGAAAACGCTGAAAAATGAGGCCGGATTCGGCGATTCGATCGTCACCGATTGGTCGCGGGACGGTAAGGTTTTCCTGGCGACGGTCGTGGGCGCGGGTGAATTCTGGCAACCCAAAACGATCCGCCTGGTGAACCGGAACGGATCTCCGGAGGCAGACGTCATCAAGTCCGACGGGTTCGTCCAGTCCGGGAAATTCTCGCCTGATATGAGGCGGGTGCTCTGCTTGATCGACGGTAAGCTTTCGGTGTTCGACGTGGGCAAGCCGATCCTAATGCCTGTCGCGAAAGTGGTCGAAGGCATTCCGGCGACCGCGGAAGTCACGTCGTGGGATTGGTCACCGGACGGGAAGCGGATCGTGTACGTGATCGGGACCGTTCGCATCCTCAGCCCGGAGGAGATGAAGAAAACCGAGTCGCGGGTCGTCGCGGCGGACCCGGACGGGAAAAACGCGGTCGTGGTCCGGTCGGTCAAGGGGAGTCTGCTGATGAACGTTGGCTGGCGGGTCAAGCCGCCCGCGGCGAAGGACGACAAGGAACCGTCACGCAAGGAACAGATAGAAGAGTCAGCCAAGAAGATCAAGGAACTCCAGAAGGAGCGGATTGCCACCTTGAAGGAAATGGCGGACCAGGCCACCCACCTGTACCAAAGCGGGCGCGTATCTTTTGAACCGGTTTTAGAAGCACGACTGCAACTCCTCAAGGCGGAACTGGATGCCGCCGAGAAGGAGTCGGAGCGCATCACGCTCCACAAGAAGTTCGTGGACGCGATGAAGGATTACGAGACGTGGACCGAGGAGAGGGTGAAGTCCGCACGAGGAACCGCCGCAACCGTTCTCAAGGTGAAAGCGATGCGCCTGGAAGCAGAGATTCACTTGGAGCAAGCGAAGGTTAAGGAAGCCAAAGAGGGCAAGTAA
- a CDS encoding XRE family transcriptional regulator has protein sequence MNASPFKLDQPKVSALIRGRIQGYTLDRLFRLLNALGQRIEIRVHPAEKAN, from the coding sequence GTGAACGCTTCCCCTTTCAAACTGGACCAGCCCAAGGTGTCAGCCCTAATTCGCGGGCGCATCCAAGGGTACACGCTCGACCGCCTCTTCCGATTGCTGAACGCCCTCGGGCAGCGAATCGAAATCCGGGTTCACCCCGCCGAAAAAGCCAATTAA
- a CDS encoding Panacea domain-containing protein, which yields MLNYKFNFQKTLQASAVILGDHHGRMEYIRLLKLLYIADRELLAETGRTLTGDHAVAMKRGPVLSAVYELVKNQGAADQVKAWSDAVHRDGYEVVLSGDVGITRLTKAEAKKLHDVCNRFRDTDSEGLSDLTHEFQEWSDVFDTRNPNSCYPIRWESALAAQGAADLIEEAENALREQELADTAFGG from the coding sequence ATGCTTAACTATAAATTTAATTTTCAGAAGACGCTTCAAGCCTCCGCAGTGATCCTTGGCGATCACCACGGCCGCATGGAGTACATCCGTCTCCTCAAGCTCCTTTACATCGCGGATCGGGAGCTTCTCGCGGAAACCGGTCGTACCCTGACCGGAGATCATGCCGTTGCGATGAAGCGGGGGCCTGTTCTGAGCGCGGTGTACGAGCTTGTCAAGAATCAGGGCGCAGCCGATCAAGTCAAAGCATGGAGTGACGCTGTCCACAGGGATGGTTACGAGGTTGTTCTAAGCGGAGATGTCGGCATTACTCGGCTCACAAAAGCTGAAGCAAAAAAACTGCACGACGTATGTAATCGTTTCCGGGACACAGACAGTGAAGGCCTATCTGATTTGACTCATGAGTTCCAAGAATGGTCAGATGTTTTCGACACCAGAAATCCTAATTCGTGCTATCCAATCAGATGGGAGTCTGCGCTTGCGGCCCAAGGAGCAGCCGATTTGATTGAGGAAGCAGAAAACGCCCTTCGTGAGCAGGAGCTGGCGGATACGGCCTTCGGAGGATAG
- a CDS encoding IS66 family transposase — MGDEQLKQDVRQGKVSPEHLVDLIVSLQAELLAARQRIRELEQHLPTPPTAKLDQPFSMRAEEQRQHARSNKPQKRKKPKRHGRVTTADKIARAERTEKVFPAGIPPADCRRSHVRPVWRFESGRAVLVAYEIYRGPKNQYGQIPGVFGRSEFAVEIVVAIAFLVHGVGLSFDKVCQVLTFFQQLRLPKSQADALLRQLSRHWEKEFDTLCTLLAHAAVVHADETRWSLNSVWAFLSEQARVLLFGVHKDAGTLKTILDPETFEGVLVSDDAAVYATFTIAQKCWAHLLRKAIKLTLQEPDHEGYRTFTDRLLEIYRAACRARDDGRLSDAGRTARVEGLEQRVYDLCSAQWLADEPPGDGCRNDYRLLVNELMRLMLAKELFPFVTAPAVTQPNGATAPVAGTNNEAERTLRGSADARKTGRTSKTPAGARRRTILMSVLESLRLYLTEWTLASVIAEVTRWMEAGRSCFEDLLIKLKIPRPEDSILDRIFPKVEMATS, encoded by the coding sequence ATGGGGGATGAGCAGCTCAAACAGGACGTTCGGCAGGGCAAGGTGTCACCCGAACACCTGGTCGACCTGATCGTGTCCCTCCAAGCCGAACTCCTGGCCGCTCGCCAACGCATCCGCGAACTTGAGCAACACCTCCCCACCCCGCCGACCGCCAAACTCGATCAACCGTTCTCCATGCGGGCCGAAGAGCAACGACAACACGCCCGTTCGAACAAGCCCCAGAAAAGGAAGAAGCCGAAGCGACACGGGCGGGTCACGACCGCGGACAAGATCGCTCGCGCGGAACGCACCGAGAAGGTGTTCCCGGCCGGCATCCCGCCCGCCGACTGCCGCCGGTCTCACGTCCGCCCGGTGTGGCGGTTCGAGAGCGGGCGTGCGGTCCTGGTCGCGTACGAGATCTATCGCGGACCCAAGAACCAGTACGGTCAGATCCCCGGGGTGTTCGGCCGCAGTGAATTCGCGGTCGAGATCGTCGTCGCGATCGCATTCCTGGTCCATGGCGTCGGCCTGTCGTTCGACAAAGTGTGCCAGGTGCTGACGTTCTTCCAACAACTCCGGCTGCCGAAGTCCCAAGCCGACGCCTTGCTCCGCCAGTTGTCGCGGCACTGGGAGAAGGAGTTCGACACCCTGTGTACCCTGTTGGCCCACGCGGCCGTCGTCCACGCGGACGAGACCCGGTGGAGTCTGAACAGCGTGTGGGCATTCCTGTCCGAACAGGCCCGGGTGTTGCTGTTCGGGGTTCACAAGGATGCCGGGACGCTCAAGACCATTCTCGATCCGGAGACGTTCGAGGGTGTTCTGGTGAGCGACGACGCGGCCGTGTACGCGACTTTCACGATCGCGCAAAAGTGCTGGGCGCACCTCCTCCGCAAGGCGATTAAGCTGACCCTGCAGGAACCCGACCACGAGGGCTACCGGACGTTCACCGACCGGTTGCTGGAGATCTACCGGGCGGCGTGCCGGGCACGGGACGACGGCCGGTTGAGCGATGCCGGCCGGACCGCCCGGGTCGAGGGTCTGGAACAGCGGGTGTACGACCTGTGTTCGGCCCAGTGGCTGGCCGACGAACCGCCGGGCGACGGATGCCGGAATGACTACCGCCTGCTGGTCAATGAACTGATGCGGTTGATGCTGGCCAAGGAATTGTTCCCGTTCGTAACGGCCCCGGCGGTGACGCAACCGAACGGTGCAACGGCCCCGGTCGCGGGGACGAACAACGAAGCCGAGCGGACCCTCCGGGGTTCGGCGGACGCGCGGAAGACGGGTCGGACGAGTAAGACCCCGGCCGGCGCGCGGCGGCGGACGATCCTGATGAGCGTACTGGAATCGCTGCGGTTGTACTTGACGGAGTGGACGTTGGCGAGCGTGATCGCGGAAGTGACGCGGTGGATGGAGGCAGGGCGAAGTTGCTTCGAAGATCTCCTGATCAAACTGAAGATTCCACGCCCGGAAGACTCGATCCTGGATCGCATCTTTCCCAAGGTCGAAATGGCTACCTCGTAG
- a CDS encoding C45 family autoproteolytic acyltransferase/hydolase, translated as MIRCAFAGAVALFCLAATAAGAEPFHPDPLSVRRHDAGYRYPQDGWTVLHIEGEPYERGYQHGKLLAKEIETYIGVLSEHRATKNPAEYWDLYRELVGGLYLGRFDREYLEEMKGIAEGAAAGGAKVGGRAVDLTDIAGVNLWVELACLGDALRATPTGVEELTGAKPAPKFPPPPQEHHCSAFAATGPATADGKIVFGHITMWNVHQASHFFVWLDVKPAKGHRVVMQTFPGGIYSGTDYYISSSGLMMTETTIAQTRFETAGTPLASRARRGLQYANTIDELVKTLVEKNNGLYTNEWLIGDANTNEIAVLEQGTHAYRLRRSSKNEWLIPGVEGFYWGCNNAKDLQVRLETVQTVSGRPEDVSWRPVDRDLSWLTLYKQHRGKIDADFGKLAYSNPPLAKLHSLDAKVTTTALAKDLKAHALQGPPYGRVWEPPAALKEKYRIIRPLVPNDWTVLTTAAPAKADRVAADLGGRLPTDTPSATPTVAAWHGTLLPKTDADVWLTAGFARYERIVATENALRKRSNGRLSAQDRHELDLLLFRYRSDYLSARAARPEWRTGGSPPPALDAEFDRARWHREQTGYGVLTLHALRGYLGAESFDRAMDAFGRANAGKEVTVKAFTTALDDRIGNKVSTGWLARWVADKGTTAGKDVAGWLAKWGDSPEVGGAVFSTSRWLNEPEAAVIVYGTAGDVAATRAAATALQTAVRLGHGNMIVPTKADTEVTDADLKDRHVVLIGRPAVNSLSKRFATALPVTFGPGSFQVGQSTFANESTAVVAAGTNPLSPRHSVVLVAGLSAEATYRVADQANFLPAEAAVFLDGGRSRQFVVTRPKPAAADAPAATNRAK; from the coding sequence ATGATCCGATGCGCCTTCGCCGGTGCCGTCGCGCTGTTCTGCCTTGCCGCGACGGCCGCCGGTGCCGAGCCGTTCCACCCCGACCCGCTGTCCGTCCGGCGGCACGACGCCGGGTATCGGTACCCGCAGGACGGGTGGACGGTCCTCCACATCGAGGGCGAGCCCTACGAGCGCGGCTACCAGCACGGCAAGCTGCTGGCCAAGGAGATCGAGACGTACATCGGCGTCCTGTCCGAGCACCGGGCGACCAAGAACCCGGCCGAATACTGGGACCTGTACCGCGAACTCGTGGGCGGCCTCTACCTCGGGCGATTCGACCGCGAATACCTGGAGGAAATGAAGGGGATCGCCGAAGGGGCGGCCGCGGGCGGGGCCAAGGTCGGCGGTCGCGCGGTCGACCTGACCGACATCGCCGGCGTCAACCTGTGGGTCGAACTCGCCTGCCTGGGCGACGCCCTGCGGGCCACCCCGACCGGCGTCGAAGAACTCACGGGCGCGAAGCCGGCCCCGAAGTTCCCGCCGCCGCCGCAGGAACACCACTGCTCGGCGTTCGCGGCCACCGGCCCGGCGACCGCCGACGGCAAGATCGTGTTCGGCCACATCACCATGTGGAACGTCCACCAGGCGTCCCACTTCTTCGTCTGGCTCGACGTCAAGCCGGCGAAGGGGCACCGCGTCGTCATGCAGACGTTCCCCGGCGGCATCTACTCCGGCACGGACTACTACATCAGCTCGTCCGGCCTGATGATGACCGAAACCACCATCGCCCAGACCCGGTTCGAGACCGCCGGCACACCGCTCGCGTCCCGGGCCCGACGGGGGCTCCAGTACGCCAACACTATTGATGAATTGGTGAAAACGCTGGTCGAGAAGAATAACGGGCTTTACACGAACGAATGGCTCATCGGCGACGCGAACACCAACGAAATCGCCGTCCTCGAACAAGGCACCCACGCCTACCGCCTGCGGCGCAGCTCCAAAAACGAATGGCTCATTCCCGGCGTCGAGGGGTTCTACTGGGGGTGCAACAACGCGAAAGACCTGCAAGTCCGCCTGGAGACGGTGCAAACGGTGAGCGGTCGGCCGGAAGACGTGTCGTGGCGGCCGGTCGACCGGGACTTGAGCTGGTTGACACTCTACAAGCAGCACCGCGGCAAGATCGACGCCGACTTCGGCAAACTCGCGTACTCCAACCCGCCGCTCGCGAAACTCCACTCGCTCGACGCCAAGGTCACGACCACGGCGCTGGCGAAAGACCTCAAAGCCCACGCCCTACAGGGGCCGCCTTACGGCCGGGTGTGGGAACCGCCGGCGGCGCTGAAGGAGAAGTACCGGATCATCCGCCCACTCGTGCCGAACGACTGGACCGTGCTGACGACGGCCGCGCCTGCGAAGGCCGACCGGGTGGCTGCCGACCTCGGTGGGCGCCTGCCGACCGACACGCCCTCCGCCACCCCGACGGTCGCCGCGTGGCACGGCACCCTGCTGCCCAAGACCGACGCGGACGTCTGGTTGACCGCCGGGTTCGCCCGGTACGAACGGATCGTCGCCACCGAGAACGCCCTGCGGAAGCGGTCGAACGGCAGGCTGTCCGCCCAAGACCGCCACGAACTCGACCTCCTGCTGTTCCGCTATCGCAGTGATTACCTGTCGGCACGGGCGGCCCGACCGGAGTGGCGGACGGGCGGCAGCCCGCCGCCGGCCCTGGATGCGGAATTCGACCGCGCCCGGTGGCACCGCGAGCAGACCGGGTACGGGGTGCTGACCCTGCACGCCCTGCGGGGCTACCTCGGGGCCGAGTCGTTCGACCGGGCGATGGACGCCTTCGGCCGGGCGAACGCCGGGAAGGAAGTGACCGTGAAAGCCTTCACGACCGCGCTGGACGACCGGATTGGCAACAAGGTCTCGACCGGGTGGCTGGCCCGCTGGGTCGCCGACAAGGGCACGACCGCGGGCAAGGACGTGGCCGGGTGGCTGGCGAAATGGGGCGACTCGCCGGAGGTCGGCGGCGCGGTGTTCTCGACCTCGCGCTGGCTCAACGAACCGGAGGCGGCCGTGATCGTGTACGGCACGGCCGGTGACGTGGCCGCCACCCGCGCGGCGGCGACCGCACTGCAAACAGCAGTCCGGCTCGGGCACGGCAACATGATCGTCCCGACGAAAGCGGACACGGAGGTGACCGACGCGGACCTGAAGGACCGGCACGTCGTGTTGATCGGCCGGCCGGCGGTGAACAGCCTCTCGAAGCGGTTCGCCACGGCGCTGCCGGTGACGTTCGGACCCGGTTCATTCCAGGTCGGCCAGAGTACATTTGCCAACGAGAGTACGGCCGTCGTCGCAGCCGGGACGAACCCGCTCTCGCCGCGGCACTCGGTGGTTCTCGTCGCCGGGTTGTCGGCGGAGGCGACTTACCGCGTTGCCGACCAGGCGAACTTCCTGCCCGCGGAAGCGGCCGTGTTCCTCGACGGCGGCCGGTCGCGGCAGTTCGTCGTCACCCGGCCGAAACCGGCCGCAGCCGACGCGCCGGCCGCCACGAACCGGGCCAAGTAA
- a CDS encoding dienelactone hydrolase family protein has product MRTLLGFALAIAAAGPAAAGVQTKDVEYTYEGVTFKGQLAWDDATAGKRPGVLVVHEWWGLDDYAKMRAHELAKLGYVAFACDMYGVGKLAKHPEDAGKMATEVRNNVAVWQGRAKAALKVLADDEHVDASKLAAMGYCFGGSTALELAYSGADLKAVVTFHAALPTPTPEQAKAIKAKILVCHGADDKFIKQESIDKFKAALADAKVDLKFEAYPGAVHSFTVKGADAHMLPGMAYNAEADKKSWQAMQDLFAETLGGKK; this is encoded by the coding sequence ATGCGCACACTCCTCGGGTTCGCCCTCGCGATCGCCGCCGCAGGACCGGCCGCGGCCGGGGTCCAGACGAAGGACGTCGAGTACACGTACGAAGGGGTCACGTTCAAGGGTCAACTCGCGTGGGACGACGCGACGGCCGGCAAGCGGCCCGGCGTCCTCGTCGTCCACGAGTGGTGGGGGCTGGACGACTACGCCAAGATGCGGGCCCACGAACTCGCCAAGCTGGGCTACGTCGCCTTCGCGTGCGACATGTACGGGGTCGGGAAACTGGCCAAGCACCCGGAGGACGCCGGGAAGATGGCGACCGAAGTCCGGAATAACGTCGCGGTGTGGCAGGGGCGGGCCAAGGCCGCTCTGAAGGTACTGGCCGACGACGAGCACGTGGACGCCAGCAAATTGGCCGCGATGGGCTACTGCTTCGGCGGGTCGACCGCCCTGGAACTGGCGTACTCCGGCGCCGACCTGAAGGCCGTCGTCACGTTCCACGCCGCCCTGCCGACCCCGACGCCGGAACAGGCCAAGGCGATCAAGGCCAAGATCCTGGTCTGCCACGGGGCGGACGACAAGTTCATCAAGCAGGAGTCGATCGACAAGTTCAAGGCCGCCCTCGCCGACGCGAAGGTGGACCTGAAGTTCGAGGCGTACCCCGGAGCCGTTCACAGCTTTACGGTGAAGGGGGCGGACGCCCACATGCTCCCCGGCATGGCGTACAACGCCGAGGCGGACAAGAAGTCGTGGCAGGCTATGCAGGACCTGTTCGCGGAAACGCTCGGCGGGAAGAAGTAA
- a CDS encoding serine/threonine-protein kinase: MPKPATLRDLVGVVRRSSLLDRRRFASFLWAVRRSGAAGAAPAALLDRMVADGLLTRFQADRLGAGKWKGFSVGGYQLLDKIGAGGMGQVYLAEHPTGGHKVAIKVLNASLARNPVARARFAREARAAAGLAHPNIVPVIDLDVDAAPPFMVMEFVDGVTLQAAVARHGLMAPGTAAHCGRHVALGLQRAAEAGLVHRDIKPANLLVDRRGVVKILDLGVVRGEADDELTRSTSRNLVLGTADYLAPEQAADSHAVDTRADIYALGGTLYFLLVGHPPFPDLGTQAKLVKKQTSDAPPVSRARPDIPPELAAAVDRMLARNPGDRFQAPAEAAAALAPHAVPDAHFPHALFTQERVGPAETADLLPDTMAGHGSAVPAIPWVAPPQMSAAAEVRTPVVLVAGPAVRAWVADPRD, encoded by the coding sequence ATGCCCAAGCCCGCGACTCTCCGCGACCTGGTCGGCGTCGTCCGCCGGAGCAGCCTGCTCGACCGCCGCCGATTCGCCTCGTTCCTGTGGGCCGTCCGCCGCTCCGGAGCGGCCGGCGCCGCCCCGGCCGCGCTGCTCGACCGGATGGTCGCCGACGGCCTCCTGACCCGGTTCCAGGCCGACCGGCTCGGGGCCGGCAAGTGGAAGGGCTTTTCGGTCGGTGGATACCAGCTGTTGGATAAGATCGGGGCCGGGGGGATGGGGCAGGTCTACCTCGCGGAACACCCGACCGGCGGTCACAAGGTGGCGATCAAGGTCTTGAACGCCTCCCTCGCCCGGAACCCGGTCGCCCGGGCCCGGTTCGCGCGGGAGGCCCGGGCGGCGGCCGGCCTCGCCCACCCGAACATCGTGCCCGTGATCGATTTGGACGTGGACGCCGCCCCGCCATTTATGGTGATGGAGTTCGTCGACGGGGTGACCCTGCAGGCGGCCGTCGCCCGGCACGGGCTGATGGCCCCGGGGACGGCGGCCCACTGCGGGCGGCACGTCGCCCTCGGGCTCCAGCGGGCGGCCGAGGCCGGCCTCGTCCACCGGGACATCAAGCCGGCGAACCTGTTGGTCGACCGCCGCGGGGTGGTCAAGATCCTCGACCTGGGCGTCGTCCGCGGCGAGGCCGACGACGAGCTGACGCGGAGTACGTCCCGGAACCTGGTCCTGGGCACGGCCGACTACCTGGCCCCCGAGCAGGCGGCCGACAGCCACGCGGTCGACACCCGCGCGGACATTTACGCGCTCGGCGGGACGCTCTATTTCTTGCTCGTCGGGCACCCGCCGTTCCCGGACCTCGGAACCCAGGCCAAGCTCGTCAAGAAGCAAACGAGCGACGCCCCACCGGTCTCGCGGGCCCGCCCAGACATCCCGCCGGAGTTGGCCGCAGCGGTCGATCGGATGCTCGCGCGGAACCCGGGCGACCGGTTCCAAGCCCCGGCGGAAGCAGCCGCGGCTCTCGCCCCGCACGCGGTCCCGGACGCCCACTTTCCGCACGCCCTGTTTACGCAGGAGCGGGTCGGCCCGGCCGAGACCGCGGATCTACTGCCGGACACGATGGCCGGGCACGGGTCGGCCGTACCCGCGATCCCGTGGGTTGCCCCGCCCCAGATGTCCGCGGCGGCAGAGGTGCGGACGCCCGTTGTGCTTGTCGCGGGGCCGGCTGTTCGCGCGTGGGTCGCCGACCCGCGGGATTGA
- a CDS encoding TadE/TadG family type IV pilus assembly protein, with protein sequence MIRIRTEGDSGRRRRAGTAAVEMAVVMNFVMVPLMIGIWEMGRMVQLQMIVANAAREGARLAAQSLIVNQTGSPTQIYASVNPTGNQTTQTPNVKAAVMQSLYGAGLTTLTYNGTSDDVSVTFQFLDGTTSNTDPYQGTKNQTFSVTVTIANTPGGAQSLDKVKWIKFGIVNPTSIGYTVTWKCLVDDAFVVNPTIPTY encoded by the coding sequence ATGATCCGCATCCGAACCGAGGGCGACTCCGGCCGCCGCCGGCGGGCCGGAACGGCCGCCGTCGAAATGGCCGTGGTCATGAATTTCGTCATGGTCCCGCTCATGATCGGGATCTGGGAGATGGGCCGGATGGTCCAGCTCCAAATGATCGTCGCCAACGCCGCCCGCGAAGGCGCCCGGCTGGCGGCCCAGTCCCTGATCGTGAACCAGACCGGGAGCCCGACCCAGATCTACGCGAGCGTCAACCCGACGGGCAACCAAACCACGCAGACCCCGAATGTGAAGGCTGCCGTCATGCAGTCGCTGTACGGGGCCGGCCTCACCACCCTGACCTACAACGGGACGAGCGATGACGTCAGCGTGACCTTCCAGTTCCTGGACGGGACGACGAGCAACACCGACCCCTATCAAGGGACCAAGAACCAGACGTTCTCGGTGACCGTGACTATCGCGAACACGCCCGGCGGGGCGCAATCGCTGGACAAGGTGAAGTGGATCAAGTTCGGGATCGTGAACCCGACCTCGATCGGCTACACGGTCACGTGGAAGTGCCTGGTCGACGACGCGTTCGTCGTGAACCCCACGATCCCGACCTATTAA
- a CDS encoding TadE/TadG family type IV pilus assembly protein, which yields MKIATRPRPGARRGVTIVELALLLSIFLMFLFGAFEYCRYLFVLQVTANAARDGARYAAVNVNNATTAWQTATQDTSSPYSASRPAFNVPPVTTESTNVMGGVNQMFVSGTLRIRVYPCDPTSLYASPIVITPLSQTSTGTWNNASFGVPIACQITATFQPMFPNLLYSSQMTNISIIATTNSEG from the coding sequence ATGAAGATTGCCACCCGACCGCGCCCCGGCGCCCGCCGCGGGGTCACAATCGTCGAACTCGCGCTGCTCCTGAGCATTTTCCTGATGTTCCTGTTCGGAGCGTTCGAGTACTGCCGGTACCTGTTCGTACTCCAGGTCACGGCCAACGCGGCCCGGGACGGGGCTCGGTACGCGGCGGTCAACGTCAACAACGCCACCACGGCCTGGCAAACGGCCACCCAGGACACGTCGTCGCCCTACTCGGCGTCCCGGCCGGCGTTCAACGTACCGCCCGTGACGACCGAGTCCACCAACGTCATGGGCGGCGTGAATCAGATGTTCGTGAGCGGGACGTTGAGAATCCGCGTCTACCCGTGCGACCCGACCAGTCTGTACGCGTCCCCGATCGTGATCACCCCGCTGTCGCAGACGTCGACCGGAACCTGGAACAACGCCTCGTTCGGCGTGCCGATCGCGTGCCAGATTACCGCCACGTTCCAGCCGATGTTCCCGAACCTGTTGTATTCGAGTCAGATGACGAACATCAGCATCATCGCGACCACGAACAGCGAGGGGTAA